A window from Leuconostoc mesenteroides subsp. mesenteroides encodes these proteins:
- the parE gene encoding DNA topoisomerase IV subunit B, whose product MPEKNHYDSDSIKILEGLEAVRKRPGMYIGSTDGRGLHHLVYEIVDNAVDEALGGYGNEIRVTIHKNNAITVQDFGRGMPIGMHESGKPTPEVILTVLHAGGKFGQGGYATSGGLHGVGSSVVNALSESLTVTIVREGHKWQEDFVDGGKPVGTLRDLGKTKEPTGTTVTFKPDAKIFSATVYKFDILAERLRESSFLMSGVKFILTDERVDPIRAEEYHYEKGLEAFVGFLNEDKETIGPVMTFEGQQEGIVVDVAAQYNDGYSETLLSFVNNVRTQDGGTHEVGFRTAWTKAFNEYARKVNLLKDKDKNLEGTDVREGLSAVISLRVPEQFLQFEGQTKDKLGTPEARGIVDSVVNEILGRFLMENGDFGQNLIRKALRAREAREAARRARDESRTGKTKGAKDRLLSGKLAPAQSKNADKNELFLVEGDSAGGSAKQGRDRKFQAILPLRGKVLNTEKAKLADILKNEEISTLIYAIGGGVGNDFKVEDASFNKIIIMTDADDDGAHIQTLLLTFFYKYMRPLIEAGRVYIALPPLYRVKYSSKKLADQFAWTNDELESITNQNDARYELTRFKGLGEMNAPLLWETTMNPESRTLIRVKIDDAVSAEKRVTTLMGDKVDPRREWIEANVHFTLDEAGSILDTVDGDDTKSSDVFEKARNHESGTKFKEQKSVPVIKTWQNGDN is encoded by the coding sequence ATGCCAGAAAAAAATCATTATGATTCAGATTCAATAAAAATTTTAGAAGGACTTGAGGCCGTTCGTAAGCGTCCAGGAATGTATATCGGTTCAACGGATGGTCGTGGCTTGCACCACCTAGTTTATGAAATTGTAGACAATGCTGTTGATGAAGCGCTTGGTGGCTATGGAAATGAAATTCGTGTTACGATACATAAGAATAATGCTATCACAGTACAGGACTTTGGTCGTGGCATGCCAATTGGTATGCACGAGTCTGGAAAACCCACACCAGAAGTTATTTTAACAGTTTTACATGCTGGTGGAAAGTTTGGTCAAGGCGGCTATGCGACTTCAGGTGGGTTACACGGTGTTGGTTCTTCTGTTGTTAATGCATTATCAGAAAGTTTAACGGTAACTATTGTTCGCGAAGGCCATAAATGGCAAGAAGATTTCGTCGATGGTGGTAAGCCAGTTGGCACCTTACGAGATTTGGGTAAAACTAAGGAACCAACAGGGACGACAGTTACTTTTAAGCCAGATGCGAAGATTTTTAGTGCGACAGTTTATAAATTTGATATTTTAGCAGAACGTTTGCGTGAATCATCATTTTTGATGAGTGGTGTTAAGTTTATACTAACGGATGAGCGCGTTGACCCAATCCGTGCTGAAGAATATCATTATGAAAAAGGTCTCGAAGCTTTTGTGGGCTTTTTGAATGAAGACAAAGAGACTATCGGACCCGTTATGACTTTTGAAGGTCAGCAGGAAGGAATTGTTGTCGATGTAGCTGCGCAATATAATGATGGCTACTCAGAAACGCTTCTATCATTTGTTAATAATGTTCGCACGCAAGATGGTGGTACCCATGAAGTAGGTTTCAGAACTGCATGGACAAAAGCATTTAACGAGTATGCGCGTAAAGTCAACTTACTGAAAGATAAAGATAAAAACTTAGAAGGAACGGATGTCCGAGAAGGTTTATCGGCTGTTATTTCACTGCGTGTTCCAGAACAATTTTTGCAGTTCGAGGGGCAGACTAAAGATAAGTTAGGAACACCGGAAGCACGTGGTATCGTTGACTCTGTTGTTAATGAAATTCTTGGACGCTTCTTAATGGAAAATGGTGACTTCGGACAAAACTTAATCCGTAAGGCACTTCGTGCGCGCGAAGCTCGAGAAGCAGCTCGCCGTGCTCGCGATGAAAGTCGCACAGGTAAAACTAAAGGGGCGAAAGATCGTCTGCTTTCTGGTAAGTTAGCACCTGCTCAGTCTAAAAATGCTGATAAAAATGAGCTTTTTCTAGTCGAGGGTGATTCAGCCGGAGGCTCTGCAAAGCAAGGACGTGACCGTAAATTTCAAGCTATTTTGCCACTACGTGGAAAAGTACTAAACACTGAAAAAGCTAAGTTAGCAGATATTCTAAAAAATGAAGAAATATCAACATTGATTTATGCAATTGGTGGTGGTGTTGGAAATGATTTTAAAGTTGAAGATGCTTCATTTAACAAAATTATCATTATGACAGATGCCGATGATGATGGGGCGCACATTCAAACCTTGCTATTAACATTCTTTTATAAGTATATGCGGCCATTAATTGAAGCAGGACGTGTCTACATAGCCTTGCCACCATTATACCGCGTCAAGTACTCTTCCAAGAAACTGGCAGATCAATTTGCCTGGACTAATGATGAGTTAGAATCAATCACGAATCAAAATGACGCGCGTTATGAATTAACACGTTTCAAGGGACTTGGTGAGATGAATGCGCCATTATTATGGGAAACGACCATGAATCCCGAATCAAGAACATTAATACGTGTTAAAATTGATGATGCTGTATCAGCTGAAAAACGTGTCACTACGTTGATGGGTGATAAAGTCGATCCGCGACGTGAATGGATTGAAGCCAATGTTCATTTTACATTGGATGAAGCTGGGTCGATTCTAGACACTGTTGATGGAGATGATACAAAATCTAGTGATGTTTTTGAAAAAGCGCGCAATCATGAATCTGGCACAAAATTTAAAGAACAAAAAAGTGTGCCAGTCATTAAGACTTGGCAGAATGGTGACAATTGA
- the plsY gene encoding glycerol-3-phosphate 1-O-acyltransferase PlsY has translation MFTTILMFILSYLVGSLVPGFWVGKIFYHKDIRDEGSGNIGTTNSFRVLGVRAGITVLALDMLKGTAAGLLPLLFHSSINPMLVGIGAILGHTFSIWIGFKGGKAVATSAGVLLAYNPIFFIIIIGIFVILLSISSMVSLSSMISFSCAVIISLYYHDWILTMVAIILTIFVFYRHRTNISRIKNGTESTIPFGWYYNHKKSAH, from the coding sequence ATGTTTACTACTATATTAATGTTTATACTCTCTTACTTGGTAGGATCTCTTGTTCCAGGATTTTGGGTAGGTAAGATTTTTTACCATAAAGATATTCGTGATGAGGGGTCTGGTAACATTGGTACTACCAATTCATTTCGTGTTTTGGGTGTCCGAGCCGGTATAACTGTATTGGCACTTGATATGCTTAAAGGTACTGCAGCTGGCTTGCTGCCTTTATTATTCCATAGTAGCATTAATCCAATGTTAGTGGGTATTGGCGCTATACTGGGACATACGTTCTCCATCTGGATTGGCTTTAAAGGCGGTAAAGCAGTTGCTACTTCAGCTGGTGTATTACTAGCCTATAACCCCATATTCTTCATCATCATTATCGGTATTTTCGTTATTTTATTATCAATCAGTTCAATGGTATCCCTGAGCTCTATGATTAGTTTCTCATGCGCTGTCATCATATCACTATACTATCATGATTGGATACTGACGATGGTTGCAATCATATTGACCATTTTTGTTTTTTACCGTCACCGTACAAATATTTCACGAATCAAAAATGGTACAGAAAGTACTATACCATTTGGTTGGTACTATAACCACAAGAAAAGCGCTCATTGA
- a CDS encoding D-tyrosyl-tRNA(Tyr) deacylase codes for MKVVLQRVNKASVKVDDQVKGAINKGYLLLVGVADGDEQADIDYLVRKIHNLRIFEDENGRMNRSIEDISGTILSISQFTLFADTKKGNRPSFTKAGAPEFATVMYDRFNMTLRKSGLQVETGEFGADMQVSLTNDGPVTILFDTKSAQ; via the coding sequence ATGAAAGTTGTATTGCAACGTGTAAATAAAGCTAGTGTTAAAGTTGACGATCAAGTAAAAGGAGCAATTAACAAAGGGTATCTATTGTTAGTTGGGGTTGCTGACGGTGACGAACAAGCAGATATAGATTATTTAGTTCGAAAAATACATAATTTACGAATTTTTGAAGATGAAAACGGCCGTATGAATCGCAGTATAGAAGATATTTCTGGTACTATTTTATCTATCTCACAGTTTACGTTATTTGCTGATACTAAAAAAGGAAATCGTCCAAGTTTTACTAAGGCAGGGGCGCCAGAATTTGCGACTGTTATGTATGACCGATTCAATATGACATTAAGGAAAAGTGGTTTACAGGTTGAAACTGGAGAATTTGGAGCGGATATGCAAGTTAGTTTAACAAATGATGGACCGGTAACAATTCTATTCGATACAAAAAGCGCTCAATGA